In Pseudomonas sp. Leaf58, one DNA window encodes the following:
- a CDS encoding BON domain-containing protein, giving the protein MKKFAIAAATATALTLTMANAAFAQQSTQAPMTLAAGEVTKTKEAASDTWITTKVKADLMTEKGVPGSDIKVETNKGVVSLSSDTAVTDAQKEMAIAIAKKIKGVQAVSADGLKAD; this is encoded by the coding sequence ATGAAGAAGTTCGCCATTGCTGCCGCTACTGCTACCGCTCTGACCCTGACCATGGCTAACGCGGCATTCGCCCAGCAATCCACCCAGGCCCCAATGACGCTGGCGGCCGGTGAGGTGACCAAGACCAAGGAAGCGGCCTCCGATACCTGGATTACCACCAAGGTAAAGGCTGACCTGATGACTGAGAAAGGTGTGCCTGGCAGCGATATCAAGGTCGAAACCAACAAAGGTGTCGTGTCGCTTTCTTCTGACACTGCGGTGACCGATGCGCAAAAAGAGATGGCCATTGCCATCGCCAAGAAAATCAAAGGTGTTCAAGCCGTCTCGGCTGATGGCTTGAAAGCTGATTAA
- the rbfA gene encoding 30S ribosome-binding factor RbfA: MAKEYSRTQRIGDQMQRELAELIRREVKDPRVGLVTITAVDVSRDLGHAKVFITVMGEETPDAVKQSLKALNSAASFLRLHLGRSMQLRSVPQLHFHFDESVSRGVHLSALIERAVAEDRQHQNADELDTKE, encoded by the coding sequence ATGGCCAAAGAATATAGCCGTACCCAACGTATCGGCGATCAGATGCAGCGCGAGCTGGCCGAACTGATCCGCCGTGAAGTCAAGGATCCACGTGTTGGTCTGGTCACCATCACTGCGGTGGACGTCAGCCGTGACCTGGGCCATGCCAAGGTGTTCATCACCGTCATGGGCGAGGAAACCCCCGACGCTGTAAAACAGTCGCTCAAGGCACTGAACAGCGCCGCCAGCTTCCTGCGTTTGCACCTGGGCCGCTCGATGCAGCTGCGCAGCGTGCCGCAACTGCACTTCCACTTCGATGAAAGCGTCAGCCGTGGTGTGCACTTGTCGGCGCTGATCGAGCGTGCGGTGGCTGAAGACCGCCAGCACCAGAATGCCGACGAGCTGGACACCAAGGAGTAA
- the infB gene encoding translation initiation factor IF-2, whose protein sequence is MTQVTVKELAQEVEAPVERLLQQMREAGLPHTDAGQVVTDNEKQTLLTHLKSSHKSKAEEPRKITLQRKTTSTLRVAGSKSISVEVRKKKVFVQRSPEEIQAEQKRELDERRAAENAARDKVDAEVRQRNEDQARRQAAEAPAAPAPAAKPAPAPAAPAPVVADAPASEDAAARAAERKKDETRRNESRTRDDDRRRGEAPRVSIKVKVKEKEKAPTPRAAPRTTDEESDGARRGRGGKGKLKKRNQHGFQNPTGPVIRDVTIGETITVSELANQMSVKGAEVVKFMFKMGTPVTINQVLDQETAQLIAEELGHKVTLVSDTALEDSLAESLKFEGQTESRAPVVTVMGHVDHGKTSLLDYIRRAKVAAGEAGGITQHIGAYHVETDRGMVTFLDTPGHAAFTQMRARGAKATDIVILVVAADDGVMPQTREAVQHAKAAGVPLVVAVNKIDKPGADLDRIRNELSVEGVTSEDWGGDTPFVKVSAKMGTGVDELLEAVLLQAEILELKATPTAPGRGVVVESRLDKGRGPVATILVQDGTLRQGDMVLCGSNYGRVRAMLDENGKPVKEAGPSIPVEILGLDGTPEAGDELSVVADEKKAREVAMFRQGKYREVKLARAHAGKLENIFETMGQEEKKTLNIVLKTDVRGSLEALNGSLGSLGNDEVQVRVIGGGVGGITESDANLALASNAVLFGFNVRADAGARKIVEQEGLDMRYYNVIYDIIEDVKKALTGMLGSDVRENILGVAEVRDVFRSPKFGAIAGCMVIEGTVYRNRPIRVLREDVVIFEGELESLRRFKDDAAEVRNGMECGIGVKSYNDVKVGDKIEVFEKVQVARTL, encoded by the coding sequence ATGACGCAAGTCACGGTGAAAGAACTGGCCCAAGAGGTCGAGGCACCGGTAGAGCGCCTGCTGCAGCAGATGCGTGAGGCAGGTCTGCCGCACACCGACGCCGGTCAGGTAGTGACCGACAATGAGAAGCAGACCCTGCTGACTCATTTGAAAAGCAGCCACAAGAGCAAGGCGGAAGAGCCGCGCAAGATTACCTTGCAGCGCAAAACCACCAGCACCCTGCGTGTCGCCGGTAGCAAAAGCATCAGCGTAGAAGTACGCAAGAAGAAAGTTTTCGTTCAGCGCAGCCCGGAAGAAATCCAGGCTGAGCAGAAGCGTGAGCTGGATGAGCGCCGCGCGGCTGAAAATGCCGCCCGCGACAAGGTTGACGCCGAAGTTCGCCAGCGCAACGAAGACCAGGCTCGCCGTCAGGCGGCTGAAGCCCCTGCTGCCCCGGCGCCTGCCGCCAAGCCAGCACCGGCCCCAGCCGCACCGGCTCCGGTAGTCGCTGACGCACCTGCGTCCGAAGACGCCGCAGCCCGTGCTGCCGAGCGCAAAAAAGACGAGACCCGTCGCAACGAAAGCCGCACCCGTGATGACGACCGTCGTCGTGGCGAGGCTCCTCGTGTGTCGATCAAGGTCAAGGTCAAGGAAAAGGAAAAGGCGCCAACTCCGCGTGCCGCTCCGCGCACCACCGACGAAGAGAGCGATGGCGCTCGTCGTGGTCGTGGTGGCAAGGGCAAGCTGAAAAAGCGTAACCAGCATGGCTTCCAGAACCCGACCGGCCCCGTCATTCGTGACGTGACCATCGGCGAGACCATCACGGTCTCCGAGCTGGCCAACCAGATGTCCGTCAAGGGCGCTGAAGTGGTCAAGTTCATGTTCAAGATGGGTACCCCGGTTACCATCAACCAGGTGCTCGACCAGGAAACCGCTCAGCTCATCGCAGAAGAGCTGGGCCACAAGGTCACCCTGGTCAGCGATACCGCCCTGGAAGACTCCCTGGCCGAATCGCTGAAGTTCGAAGGCCAGACCGAGTCGCGTGCTCCGGTGGTTACCGTAATGGGTCACGTTGACCACGGTAAGACCTCGCTGCTCGACTACATCCGTCGTGCCAAGGTTGCTGCTGGCGAAGCCGGTGGTATTACCCAGCACATCGGCGCTTACCACGTGGAAACCGACCGCGGCATGGTCACCTTCCTCGATACCCCGGGCCACGCTGCGTTTACCCAGATGCGTGCTCGTGGTGCCAAGGCGACCGACATCGTCATCCTGGTGGTGGCGGCTGACGACGGCGTCATGCCACAGACCCGTGAAGCCGTTCAGCATGCCAAGGCAGCTGGCGTTCCGCTGGTCGTTGCAGTGAACAAGATCGACAAGCCGGGTGCCGACCTCGATCGCATCCGTAACGAACTGTCGGTCGAAGGCGTAACGTCTGAGGACTGGGGTGGAGACACGCCGTTCGTCAAGGTTTCGGCGAAGATGGGTACCGGTGTAGACGAACTGCTCGAAGCCGTTCTGCTGCAGGCCGAGATCCTCGAGCTCAAGGCTACCCCGACCGCTCCAGGTCGTGGTGTCGTGGTTGAATCGCGCCTGGACAAGGGCCGTGGCCCAGTGGCTACCATCCTGGTTCAGGACGGTACTCTGCGTCAGGGCGACATGGTCCTGTGCGGCTCCAACTACGGCCGCGTACGTGCCATGCTCGACGAGAACGGCAAGCCTGTGAAAGAAGCCGGCCCGTCGATCCCAGTCGAAATCCTCGGCCTGGACGGCACCCCGGAAGCCGGTGACGAGCTGTCCGTGGTTGCCGACGAGAAGAAAGCCCGCGAAGTTGCCATGTTCCGTCAAGGCAAGTACCGCGAGGTCAAGCTGGCCCGTGCTCACGCCGGCAAGCTGGAAAACATCTTCGAGACCATGGGTCAGGAAGAGAAGAAGACGCTCAACATCGTCCTCAAGACCGATGTGCGTGGTTCCCTGGAAGCCTTGAACGGCTCGCTCGGCAGCCTGGGCAACGACGAGGTACAGGTACGCGTTATCGGTGGCGGCGTTGGCGGTATCACCGAGAGCGACGCCAACCTGGCGCTGGCTTCGAACGCAGTACTGTTCGGCTTCAACGTGCGTGCCGATGCCGGCGCGCGCAAGATCGTCGAGCAGGAAGGTCTGGATATGCGTTACTACAACGTGATCTACGACATCATCGAAGACGTCAAGAAGGCCCTGACCGGCATGCTCGGCAGCGATGTTCGCGAGAACATCCTGGGTGTCGCCGAAGTGCGTGACGTGTTCCGTTCGCCGAAGTTCGGCGCCATCGCTGGCTGTATGGTCATCGAGGGTACCGTGTACCGCAACCGTCCGATCCGCGTACTGCGCGAAGACGTTGTGATCTTCGAAGGCGAGCTGGAATCGCTGCGTCGCTTCAAGGATGACGCCGCTGAAGTGCGTAATGGCATGGAGTGCGGTATTGGCGTCAAGAGCTACAACGACGTCAAGGTCGGCGACAAGATCGAAGTCTTCGAGAAAGTCCAGGTGGCTCGTACCCTTTAA
- the truB gene encoding tRNA pseudouridine(55) synthase TruB, with translation MAQVKRIRRNVSGIILLDKPLGFTSNAALQKVRWLLNAEKAGHTGSLDPLATGVLPLCFGEATKFSQYLLDSDKGYETVMQMGQTTNTGDAEGEVLQTREVTVGRADIEAQLPRFRGPISQIPPMYSALKRDGQPLYKLARAGEVVEREARSVTISRLELLECEGTRARLTVGCSKGTYIRTLVEDIGEALGCGAYVAELRRTQAGPFELAQTVTLEQLEQAHAEGGNEALDRFLLPSDSGLLDWPLVCLSEHSAFYWLHGQAVRAPDAPQFGMVRVQDHNGRFIGIGEVSEDGRIAPRRLIRSE, from the coding sequence GTGGCCCAGGTCAAACGTATTCGCCGCAACGTCAGCGGCATCATCCTGCTCGACAAGCCGTTGGGCTTTACCTCCAACGCCGCCCTGCAGAAGGTGCGCTGGTTGCTTAACGCGGAAAAGGCCGGCCACACCGGTAGCCTCGATCCGCTGGCAACCGGCGTACTGCCGCTGTGCTTCGGCGAAGCCACCAAGTTTTCGCAGTACCTGCTCGATTCCGACAAGGGCTACGAAACGGTCATGCAGATGGGGCAGACTACCAACACCGGCGATGCTGAGGGCGAAGTCCTGCAGACCCGCGAGGTGACCGTTGGTCGTGCCGATATCGAAGCGCAGTTGCCGCGTTTTCGCGGGCCAATCAGCCAGATACCGCCGATGTACTCGGCGCTCAAGCGTGATGGCCAGCCGCTGTACAAACTGGCGCGTGCTGGAGAGGTAGTGGAGCGCGAGGCGCGTTCTGTTACTATTAGCCGCTTGGAGTTGCTCGAGTGCGAAGGCACCCGTGCACGGTTGACCGTAGGATGCAGCAAAGGCACCTATATTCGCACCCTGGTGGAGGATATCGGCGAGGCCCTTGGCTGTGGCGCCTATGTCGCCGAGCTGCGCAGGACCCAGGCTGGGCCCTTCGAGCTGGCACAGACGGTAACCCTCGAGCAACTCGAACAGGCTCACGCCGAAGGTGGTAACGAAGCGCTCGATCGCTTCCTGCTGCCATCGGACAGCGGCCTGCTGGACTGGCCGCTGGTGTGCCTGTCCGAACACAGTGCGTTCTACTGGCTGCATGGGCAGGCGGTACGCGCACCGGACGCGCCGCAGTTCGGCATGGTCCGGGTACAGGATCACAATGGTCGCTTCATCGGTATCGGTGAAGTGAGCGAAGACGGGCGAATTGCGCCGCGTCGACTGATTCGGTCGGAATGA
- a CDS encoding VOC family protein gives MSELPARPGRLNGLRHIALLVPNLEECERFYVDVLGMQVLNRANEDLVYLTCGNDNLSLGRGAGAANGLQTLDHYGFIVDSVEELEAWYQYFKAHGVTLLDRPFNHGDGARSFHLLDPAGNKVQPLYHPAVSAQRLV, from the coding sequence ATGTCCGAATTGCCTGCACGCCCTGGCCGCCTGAATGGCCTGCGCCATATCGCCTTGCTGGTGCCTAACCTGGAGGAGTGCGAGCGCTTCTACGTCGATGTATTAGGCATGCAGGTGCTGAACCGCGCCAATGAAGACCTGGTGTACCTCACCTGTGGTAACGACAACCTGTCGCTGGGGCGCGGGGCAGGGGCGGCCAATGGGTTGCAGACCCTGGACCACTACGGGTTCATCGTCGATAGCGTCGAGGAGCTGGAGGCCTGGTACCAGTACTTCAAGGCCCATGGTGTGACCTTGCTCGACCGGCCGTTCAACCACGGTGATGGGGCGCGCAGCTTCCACCTGCTGGACCCGGCGGGCAACAAGGTGCAGCCGCTGTATCACCCGGCGGTGTCGGCCCAGCGATTGGTGTGA
- the rpsO gene encoding 30S ribosomal protein S15, whose protein sequence is MALSVEEKAQIVADYQQAAGDTGSPEVQVALLTANINKLQGHFKANDKDHHSRRGLIRMVNQRRKLLDYLKGKDTTRYSALIGRLGLRR, encoded by the coding sequence ATGGCCCTCAGCGTTGAAGAAAAAGCTCAGATCGTTGCCGATTACCAGCAAGCCGCCGGCGATACCGGTAGCCCGGAAGTGCAGGTTGCTCTGCTGACCGCCAACATCAACAAGCTGCAAGGCCACTTCAAGGCCAACGATAAAGACCACCACTCCCGTCGTGGTCTGATCCGTATGGTTAACCAGCGTCGTAAGCTGCTGGACTACCTGAAGGGCAAAGACACCACTCGTTACAGCGCCCTGATCGGTCGCCTGGGCCTGCGTCGCTAA
- a CDS encoding putative quinol monooxygenase: MYSLFIKTRVRPGCAEAFLSAIKANAHASVATEPGCLVFDVAQDRVDPEVIYLYEIYRDDAAYEAHTQTAHFRASRPQVEPLIVEQDCFESNVIARNAVF; the protein is encoded by the coding sequence GTGTATAGCCTATTTATCAAAACCCGTGTGCGGCCCGGTTGCGCCGAGGCCTTCCTCAGCGCAATCAAAGCTAACGCACACGCCTCGGTCGCCACAGAGCCCGGCTGCCTGGTATTCGACGTGGCGCAAGACCGGGTCGACCCAGAGGTCATTTATCTGTATGAGATTTACCGCGATGACGCAGCGTACGAAGCGCATACCCAGACCGCGCACTTTCGCGCTAGCCGGCCACAAGTGGAGCCGCTGATCGTCGAGCAGGACTGCTTCGAGAGCAATGTGATCGCGCGTAACGCGGTGTTTTGA
- the pnp gene encoding polyribonucleotide nucleotidyltransferase: MNPVIKTFQFGQSTVTLETGRIARQATGAVLVTVDNDVTVLVTVVGAKQADPGKGFFPLSVHYQEKTYAAGKIPGGFFKREGRPSEKETLTSRLIDRPIRPLFPEGFMNEVQVVCTVVSTSKKTDPDIAAMIGTSAALAISGIPFEGPIGAARVAFHESTGYLLNPTYEQLAASSLDMVVAGTSDAVLMVESEAQELTEDQMLGAVLFAHDEFQAVIQAVKELAAEAGKPTWDWKPAVANTELFNAIRAEFGEGVSQAYTITVKADRYARLGELRDQAIAKFSGEEGQPSASEVKEIFGEIEYRTVRENIVNGKPRIDGRDTKTVRPLNIEVGVLPKTHGSALFTRGETQALVVATLGTARDAQLLDTLEGEKKDPFMLHYNFPPFSVGECGRMGGAGRREIGHGRLARRSVQAMLPAADVFPYTIRVVSEITESNGSSSMASVCGASLALMDAGVPMKAPVAGIAMGLVKEGDKFAVLTDILGDEDHLGDMDFKVAGTAKGVTALQMDIKINGITEEIMEIALGQALEARLNILGQMNQIIGQSRTELSANAPTMIAMKIDTDKIRDVIGKGGATIRAICEETKASIDIEDDGSIKIFGETKEAAEAAKQRILGITAEAEIGKIYVGKVERIVDFGAFVNILPGKDGLVHISMLSDARVEKVTDILKEGQEVEVLVLDVDNRGRIKLSIKDVAAAKASGV, encoded by the coding sequence GTGAACCCGGTAATCAAGACTTTCCAGTTCGGTCAATCGACCGTTACTCTCGAAACGGGCCGTATTGCCCGTCAGGCAACCGGCGCCGTGCTGGTTACCGTCGACAACGATGTCACCGTGCTGGTGACTGTGGTAGGCGCCAAACAGGCTGATCCAGGCAAGGGTTTCTTCCCGCTGTCGGTTCACTACCAGGAAAAGACTTACGCCGCCGGCAAGATCCCGGGTGGCTTCTTCAAGCGTGAAGGCCGTCCTTCCGAGAAAGAGACGCTGACCTCGCGCCTGATCGACCGTCCGATCCGTCCGCTGTTCCCGGAAGGCTTCATGAACGAAGTGCAGGTTGTCTGCACCGTGGTTTCCACCAGCAAGAAGACCGACCCGGACATCGCTGCGATGATCGGTACCTCGGCTGCCCTGGCCATTTCCGGCATTCCGTTCGAAGGCCCGATCGGCGCTGCCCGCGTTGCCTTCCACGAGAGCACCGGCTACCTGCTGAACCCGACCTACGAGCAACTGGCTGCCTCGAGCCTGGACATGGTCGTTGCCGGTACCTCCGACGCCGTACTGATGGTTGAATCGGAAGCCCAAGAGCTGACCGAAGACCAGATGCTGGGCGCCGTACTGTTCGCCCACGACGAATTCCAGGCTGTTATCCAGGCTGTCAAAGAGCTGGCTGCAGAAGCCGGCAAGCCGACCTGGGACTGGAAACCTGCCGTTGCCAACACTGAGCTGTTCAACGCCATCCGCGCCGAGTTCGGTGAAGGCGTTTCGCAGGCCTACACCATCACCGTCAAGGCTGACCGCTATGCGCGCCTGGGTGAGCTGCGTGACCAGGCAATCGCCAAGTTCTCCGGTGAAGAAGGCCAGCCTTCGGCGTCCGAAGTAAAAGAAATCTTCGGCGAAATCGAATACCGCACCGTTCGCGAAAACATCGTCAACGGCAAGCCACGTATCGACGGCCGCGACACCAAGACCGTACGCCCGCTGAACATCGAAGTAGGCGTACTGCCAAAAACTCACGGTTCGGCGCTGTTCACCCGTGGCGAAACCCAGGCCCTGGTCGTTGCAACCCTGGGTACTGCCCGTGACGCCCAGCTGCTGGACACCCTCGAAGGCGAGAAGAAAGACCCCTTCATGCTGCACTACAACTTCCCACCGTTCTCGGTAGGTGAGTGTGGCCGCATGGGCGGTGCTGGCCGTCGCGAAATCGGCCACGGTCGTCTGGCCCGCCGTTCGGTTCAGGCCATGCTGCCTGCTGCTGACGTGTTCCCGTACACCATCCGCGTGGTTTCGGAAATTACCGAATCCAACGGTTCCAGCTCCATGGCTTCGGTCTGCGGTGCATCCCTGGCCCTGATGGACGCCGGTGTGCCGATGAAGGCGCCGGTTGCCGGTATCGCCATGGGCTTGGTCAAGGAAGGCGACAAGTTCGCAGTCCTGACCGACATCCTCGGTGACGAAGACCACCTGGGCGACATGGACTTCAAGGTAGCCGGTACCGCCAAAGGCGTCACCGCGCTGCAGATGGACATCAAGATCAACGGCATCACCGAAGAGATCATGGAAATCGCCCTGGGCCAAGCCCTGGAAGCGCGCCTGAACATCCTCGGCCAGATGAACCAGATCATTGGCCAGTCGCGTACCGAACTGTCGGCCAACGCCCCGACCATGATCGCGATGAAGATCGATACCGACAAGATCCGTGACGTCATCGGTAAAGGCGGCGCCACCATTCGCGCTATCTGCGAAGAAACCAAGGCTTCGATCGACATCGAAGACGACGGCTCGATCAAGATCTTCGGCGAAACCAAGGAAGCGGCTGAGGCTGCCAAGCAGCGCATTCTGGGTATCACTGCCGAGGCCGAAATCGGCAAGATCTACGTCGGCAAGGTCGAACGCATTGTCGATTTCGGTGCGTTCGTCAACATCCTGCCTGGCAAGGACGGCCTGGTGCACATCTCCATGCTGAGCGATGCTCGCGTCGAGAAAGTCACCGACATCCTCAAAGAAGGCCAGGAAGTCGAAGTGCTGGTACTGGACGTGGATAACCGCGGCCGTATCAAGCTGTCGATCAAGGACGTCGCCGCGGCCAAGGCCTCGGGCGTCTAA
- a CDS encoding DUF748 domain-containing protein, with the protein MYKGLTRAAGAIVALVALYSLLGFLILPGVALRIANQQLAQYATVPAHLERIELNPFSLELTLWGLQIGEPGKEQVGFDRLYANLSLNSLWTRALHLEAVELVKPRNEVLFAKDGTLNLAHLFKLPASEAKPDEPPSDPFPLRIGSIKLSDGYLHFEDLRPSEPIEFLYDNMNLELKNLSTLPNDNADMTLVAIGPNGGRIDWKGTLSLSPIASEGTLKITDGKMKAFWPYVRDAVPLVLEEGVLSLDTHYKLNLAKQTELLLDNASLRIAPFAIKAPDGRPLARLASLEVSETSVDLVKQRVTVGKVRSEKLETWAALEKDGQLDWQKLFASQPAKATVKEKAEPAAAEPTPKEQAAKEPSKPWQVLLKDVQLRNYLVHLADRTQKEPVTLDVGPLNADLQGFDSLNQTPFTLKLDTGVGKQGKLQAAGQVNLAPIWAKLDVSTRDIDLRVAQAYISPFILLELRSGMLASDLKVDLKNTSPLAFSVAGKAQVNQLHTLDTIKSRDFVKWQQVNVDGLSYVHGDALSIDKVTLLQPYARFIINEDRTTNINDLLIPQPANAPAASQAKPASSDKPLGIHIGQIDINDGSANFADLSLTPNFATAIQQLNGHIGTIDNRKSVPAKVDIKGKVDRYAPVTIKGALNPFNPLASLDIATSFKRVELTTLTPYSGKFAGFRIRKGRLNLDLHYLITNGQLKAENKVVVEQLQLGEKVDSPDAVDLPIRLAVALLKDTEGKISIELPVSGDLNNPQFSVMPIVWQTLRNLVLRAAQAPFKFIGGLVTGGGSEDLGNVAFAPGSSELNGDAQASLDKLASALKERPELRLEIEGTSAQSSDGPLIAQQRLEREYQATWYKILQRRGDKVPANASMLVVDDSDKPAMLEGIYRNRLKQQPPAEWEQLGRDERAAKLREAVIKSWAESTALLRTLGQERASSIKDYLVDKGQLEDDRVYFIDTNLGQAESDGRVVTPMHLDAE; encoded by the coding sequence ATGTACAAAGGATTGACTCGCGCCGCTGGCGCCATTGTGGCCCTGGTAGCCCTCTATAGTTTGCTTGGTTTTCTCATCCTTCCCGGTGTCGCGCTGCGCATCGCCAACCAGCAGTTGGCCCAGTACGCCACCGTGCCGGCGCACCTTGAACGGATCGAGCTCAACCCCTTCAGCCTGGAGCTGACCCTGTGGGGCCTGCAAATCGGCGAGCCAGGCAAGGAGCAGGTCGGCTTCGACCGCCTGTATGCCAACCTGTCGCTGAACAGCTTGTGGACACGCGCCCTGCACCTGGAGGCGGTGGAACTGGTCAAGCCGCGCAACGAAGTGCTGTTCGCCAAGGACGGTACGCTCAACCTGGCCCACCTGTTCAAGCTGCCTGCCAGTGAAGCCAAGCCCGACGAGCCGCCCAGCGACCCGTTCCCGCTGCGCATCGGTAGCATCAAGCTCAGCGACGGCTACCTGCATTTCGAGGACCTGCGCCCGAGCGAGCCGATCGAGTTTCTCTACGACAACATGAACCTGGAGCTGAAAAACCTCAGCACCTTGCCCAATGACAATGCCGACATGACCTTGGTAGCCATCGGCCCCAACGGCGGGCGCATCGACTGGAAAGGCACCCTGAGCCTGTCGCCGATTGCATCCGAGGGCACGCTGAAGATCACCGACGGCAAGATGAAGGCATTCTGGCCCTATGTACGCGATGCCGTGCCGCTGGTGCTGGAAGAAGGCGTACTCAGCCTTGACACCCACTACAAGCTCAACCTCGCCAAGCAAACCGAACTGTTGCTGGACAACGCTTCGCTGCGCATCGCCCCGTTCGCCATCAAGGCACCTGATGGCCGCCCGCTGGCGCGCCTGGCCAGCCTGGAGGTAAGCGAGACGTCTGTCGACCTGGTCAAGCAACGGGTCACCGTGGGCAAAGTCCGCAGCGAAAAACTCGAAACCTGGGCCGCACTGGAAAAGGACGGCCAGCTCGACTGGCAAAAGCTGTTCGCCAGCCAGCCCGCCAAGGCCACGGTAAAGGAAAAGGCCGAACCCGCCGCCGCCGAGCCCACCCCCAAAGAGCAAGCGGCGAAAGAGCCGAGCAAACCTTGGCAGGTACTGCTCAAGGACGTGCAACTGCGTAACTATTTGGTGCACCTGGCAGACCGCACGCAGAAGGAACCGGTAACCCTCGACGTCGGCCCGCTTAACGCCGACCTGCAAGGTTTCGATAGCCTCAACCAGACGCCCTTCACCCTCAAGCTCGATACCGGCGTGGGCAAACAAGGCAAGCTGCAGGCAGCCGGCCAGGTCAACCTGGCGCCCATATGGGCCAAGCTGGACGTGAGCACCCGCGACATCGACCTGCGCGTGGCCCAGGCCTATATCAGCCCGTTCATCCTGCTGGAGCTGCGCAGTGGCATGCTTGCCAGCGACCTCAAGGTCGACCTGAAAAATACCTCGCCCCTGGCCTTCAGCGTGGCCGGCAAGGCGCAGGTCAACCAGCTGCACACCCTCGACACCATCAAGAGCCGCGACTTCGTCAAATGGCAGCAAGTGAACGTCGACGGCTTGTCCTATGTGCACGGCGATGCGCTGTCAATCGACAAAGTGACCCTGCTACAGCCTTATGCGCGCTTCATCATCAACGAAGACCGCACGACCAACATCAATGACCTGCTGATCCCGCAACCGGCCAACGCCCCGGCGGCCAGCCAGGCCAAGCCGGCCAGCAGCGATAAACCGTTGGGTATCCACATCGGCCAAATCGACATCAACGACGGTTCGGCCAACTTTGCCGACCTGTCCCTCACCCCCAACTTCGCCACCGCCATCCAACAGCTCAATGGCCACATCGGTACCATCGACAACCGCAAGTCGGTGCCAGCCAAGGTCGACATCAAGGGTAAGGTCGACCGCTATGCGCCGGTTACCATCAAAGGCGCGCTCAACCCGTTCAACCCGCTGGCCAGCCTGGACATTGCCACCAGCTTCAAGCGGGTCGAGTTGACCACATTGACGCCTTACTCCGGCAAGTTCGCCGGCTTCCGCATTCGCAAGGGCCGGCTGAACCTCGACCTGCACTACCTGATCACCAACGGCCAGCTAAAGGCCGAGAACAAGGTGGTGGTGGAACAACTGCAGCTTGGCGAGAAGGTCGATAGCCCCGACGCCGTGGACCTGCCGATCCGCCTGGCGGTGGCACTGCTGAAGGATACCGAAGGCAAGATCTCAATCGAGTTGCCAGTGTCTGGCGACCTCAACAACCCGCAGTTCAGCGTGATGCCGATCGTCTGGCAAACCCTGCGCAACCTGGTGCTGCGCGCGGCGCAGGCGCCGTTCAAGTTCATTGGCGGGCTGGTGACTGGCGGCGGCTCGGAAGACTTGGGCAATGTGGCGTTCGCCCCGGGCTCCAGCGAGCTCAATGGCGACGCCCAGGCGTCGCTGGACAAGCTGGCGTCAGCGCTGAAAGAACGCCCGGAACTGCGCCTGGAAATCGAAGGCACCAGCGCCCAGAGCAGCGACGGCCCGCTGATCGCCCAGCAGCGCCTGGAGCGTGAGTATCAGGCCACTTGGTACAAGATCCTACAGCGCCGCGGTGACAAGGTGCCGGCTAATGCCTCGATGCTGGTGGTCGATGACAGTGACAAGCCGGCGATGCTTGAAGGCATCTACCGCAACCGCCTGAAGCAGCAACCGCCTGCCGAATGGGAGCAACTGGGCCGCGACGAGCGCGCCGCCAAGCTGCGCGAGGCGGTGATCAAGTCGTGGGCCGAGAGCACTGCGCTGCTGCGCACACTGGGCCAGGAACGGGCCAGCAGCATCAAGGATTACCTGGTGGACAAGGGCCAGCTGGAGGATGACCGGGTGTACTTCATCGACACCAACCTGGGGCAGGCTGAGAGCGATGGGCGGGTGGTGACGCCGATGCATCTGGATGCCGAGTAA